A genomic region of Cannabis sativa cultivar Pink pepper isolate KNU-18-1 chromosome 1, ASM2916894v1, whole genome shotgun sequence contains the following coding sequences:
- the LOC133037316 gene encoding uncharacterized protein LOC133037316: MKPGSRQWDLELIEDLFDSRDVELIKQVPLSVNLASDNWFWNKDPTGFFTVKSSYNHLQSVNGSWSSSMEDDVWKMLWKIKAPPKVLHFVWKALSGCLPTRTQLYSKHVLVDLHCVLCSYGDESIFHVLVQCSFAHSCWLRSALGVGHSAENNFFDWFMEVLAVGNMGLVEEVVMVGWAIWKAQNDMLWNGRSCSAADVVWLARTTLRQWTCAQSKRLGSVSLVPNRTNIREYWSKTAAG; the protein is encoded by the coding sequence GGTAGTAGACAATGGGACTTGGAGCTTATTGAGGACTTGTTTGATTCCCGTGATGTTGAGCTCATCAAACAGGTGCCTTTGAGTGTTAATCTTGCAAGTGATAATTGGTTTTGGAACAAGGATCCAACTGGTTTTTTCACTGTCAAAAGTTCCTATAATCACCTACAGTCGGTCAATGGTAGTTGGAGCTCCTCTATGGAGGATGATGTTTGGAAGATGTTGTGGAAGATTAAAGCCCCTCCTAAGGTTTTACATTTTGTTTGGAAAGCTCTTTCGGGTTGTTTGCCTACACGTACTCAACTTTATAGTAAACATGTTCTAGTGGATTTACATTGTGTGTTGTGCAGCTATGGGGACGAGTCAATTTTCCATGTTTTGGTTCAATGCTCCTTTGCTCATTCATGTTGGCTCCGATCTGCGCTAGGTGTTGGCCATTCAGCagaaaacaatttttttgaCTGGTTTATGGAAGTGTTGGCAGTAGGCAATATGGGGTTGGTGGAAGAAGTTGTCATGGTTGGTTGGGCAATTTGGAAGGCTCAGAATGATATGCTTTGGAATGGTAGAAGCTGTAGTGCTGCTGATGTTGTTTGGCTGGCTCGTACCACTCTTCGACAATGGACGTGTGCTCAGTCTAAGCGGCTGGGCTCAGTTTCCCTGGTTCCCAATCGCACTAACATAAGAGAATACTGGTCCAAAACGGCTGCTGGatag